A stretch of Pseudoprevotella muciniphila DNA encodes these proteins:
- a CDS encoding polysaccharide biosynthesis/export family protein, with the protein MNIIRNILTAAAVAVALSSCVSQKEIVYFQGSETAYAYPQTIPQNYRMAIQPSDRISVSISCSQPKLLEPFASNVTVGSNEAQRPAGANNEVYTGYTIDKDGFVTLPAIGKIKAQGYTEEEFATVIEKEIKRQGILNDPQVTVKFLNAQVSVLGAVNKPGRIALNSQRTSILDILAAAGDVSDNGLKKGIQVYREVNGKREMYSIDLTQTNVFNSPAFYVQQNDLIYVQPNESARVKNSPFFTFWGASASIVSVVISLTSLIIAITR; encoded by the coding sequence ATGAACATCATAAGAAATATTCTCACAGCAGCAGCCGTAGCAGTGGCGCTGTCGTCATGCGTATCACAGAAAGAAATCGTCTATTTCCAAGGCAGCGAAACGGCATACGCCTATCCCCAGACCATTCCGCAGAACTATCGCATGGCAATACAGCCGTCCGACAGAATATCGGTATCCATATCCTGCTCACAGCCAAAACTATTAGAACCGTTCGCCTCGAATGTTACAGTAGGCTCAAATGAAGCACAACGCCCCGCAGGTGCTAACAACGAAGTCTATACAGGCTACACCATAGACAAGGATGGCTTCGTAACCCTGCCAGCCATAGGAAAAATCAAGGCGCAAGGCTATACCGAAGAGGAGTTTGCCACTGTCATCGAAAAAGAAATCAAACGCCAAGGCATACTCAACGACCCGCAGGTTACTGTGAAATTTCTCAACGCACAAGTGTCTGTACTCGGAGCAGTGAACAAGCCCGGACGCATAGCGCTCAACTCGCAGCGCACGTCCATACTCGACATCCTCGCAGCAGCAGGCGACGTGAGCGACAACGGACTCAAGAAAGGCATACAGGTCTATCGCGAAGTGAACGGCAAACGCGAGATGTACAGCATCGACCTCACACAGACCAACGTGTTCAACTCACCGGCGTTCTACGTGCAGCAGAACGACCTCATCTACGTGCAGCCAAACGAGTCGGCAAGAGTTAAGAACAGCCCCTTCTTCACATTCTGGGGAGCCAGCGCATCTATCGTCAGCGTAGTCATCTCACTCACATCGCTCATCATTGCAATAACGAGATAA
- a CDS encoding SH3 domain-containing protein, whose product MKKIFAFLFFSTFAIASTLQAQNIFTVVYAESDDGFVNVRSQPSNKGRVLTKLNQFYHGLGEGVLCGEKGNWCKVRVGNVTGWAYSKYVGRQTWFTGQGRTRLVANKTNTPIYGEDYTGERGLPVFTTVSKGTIIADTYEDNGEYYILTTAHDNLSIRKSDVRVVRVR is encoded by the coding sequence ATGAAAAAAATCTTTGCATTCTTATTCTTTTCCACATTTGCAATAGCAAGTACTCTGCAAGCGCAGAATATTTTTACCGTGGTCTATGCCGAATCTGATGATGGGTTCGTCAATGTCAGGTCACAACCTTCTAATAAAGGTCGTGTACTGACCAAACTCAACCAGTTCTATCATGGACTTGGAGAAGGAGTGCTTTGTGGAGAAAAAGGTAATTGGTGCAAGGTTCGCGTCGGAAATGTTACAGGATGGGCATACAGCAAATATGTAGGCAGACAGACTTGGTTTACCGGACAAGGAAGAACAAGGCTTGTGGCTAACAAGACAAACACACCCATCTACGGAGAAGATTATACCGGCGAAAGAGGATTACCTGTCTTTACAACGGTAAGCAAAGGCACCATCATAGCCGACACCTACGAAGACAATGGTGAGTACTACATACTAACAACGGCTCACGACAATTTGTCCATCCGCAAGTCCGACGTACGCGTAGTCCGTGTCAGATAA
- a CDS encoding leucine-rich repeat domain-containing protein — translation MKRKLFLLILPFILGCISTLAHDIEVDGIYYVYNYNRTELSVSYKGKDYKEFTNEYSGNVVIPESITYNGKTYMVTSIEDYAFCVCTELTAITIPNSIVVIDDFAFNGCTGLTSIDIPNSVKHVGHQAFFRCRNLKTVTIPNSVKSIGNRTFAECTSLTSINIPSSVTSIGVNSFGGCTDLTSIIIDENNPEYDSRENCNAIIKTNIDALMVGCSNTTIPKSVKSIRDFAFSDCTTLTSITIPKSITSIGHNAFSGCKGLTSVTIPNSVTKIGHFAFSNCDGLSSIKIPKSVESISDAAFSGCTGLKSIKIPNSIKNIGSFSFAGCPDLTSVTIPKSVMNIGYNAFSRCTSLKDLIIKTKTPPVCVSSFDFETLHHPCILHVPKGSKEAYEKKSPWKDFDKIVENK, via the coding sequence ATGAAGAGAAAATTATTTTTGCTGATATTGCCGTTCATACTCGGCTGCATTTCCACACTCGCCCATGATATAGAAGTTGATGGGATTTACTATGTTTACAACTATAATCGTACAGAATTGAGTGTGTCCTATAAGGGCAAAGACTATAAAGAATTCACTAACGAATATTCAGGGAATGTGGTTATTCCCGAATCCATCACCTACAACGGAAAGACATATATGGTCACAAGCATTGAAGATTATGCTTTTTGTGTATGTACCGAACTGACAGCCATCACGATACCTAATTCTATCGTGGTCATAGATGATTTTGCATTCAATGGCTGCACCGGACTGACATCTATAGACATACCCAACTCTGTCAAACACGTTGGACATCAAGCATTCTTCCGTTGCAGAAACCTCAAAACCGTCACAATTCCAAATTCCGTCAAAAGCATAGGAAACAGGACCTTTGCCGAATGTACCAGCCTGACATCTATCAACATCCCCTCCTCCGTAACAAGCATAGGAGTGAATTCTTTCGGTGGCTGTACTGACCTGACATCAATAATAATTGACGAAAACAATCCGGAATACGATAGCAGAGAGAATTGCAACGCCATCATTAAGACAAACATTGATGCCCTGATGGTAGGCTGCAGCAATACGACCATTCCCAAATCTGTCAAAAGCATCAGAGATTTTGCATTCTCTGATTGCACCACCTTAACCTCCATTACCATCCCCAAATCCATTACAAGCATAGGACATAATGCCTTTTCGGGATGTAAGGGCCTGACATCTGTTACTATTCCCAACTCTGTTACGAAAATTGGCCATTTTGCTTTCAGTAATTGCGATGGTCTTTCATCCATCAAGATACCTAAATCCGTGGAAAGTATCAGTGATGCTGCTTTCAGCGGCTGCACAGGTCTGAAATCTATAAAAATCCCCAATTCAATTAAGAACATAGGGAGTTTTTCTTTCGCAGGTTGTCCCGACCTAACGTCCGTCACCATACCGAAGTCTGTAATGAATATTGGATATAATGCTTTCTCACGATGCACAAGCCTTAAGGACTTAATCATTAAGACAAAAACTCCTCCTGTATGTGTTTCAAGTTTCGATTTTGAGACTCTGCATCATCCGTGCATTCTTCACGTACCTAAAGGCAGCAAAGAAGCATACGAAAAGAAAAGCCCGTGGAAGGACTTTGATAAGATAGTGGAGAACAAATAA
- a CDS encoding RsmD family RNA methyltransferase has product MRVITGKYKGRHFDVPRSFKARPTTDFAKENIFNVLRSYLDFEDITAIDLFSGTGSITLELLSRGCQYVVSVERDRQHFRFIQSVLREVGAENCRAVCGDALRIIGHPTTAFDLVFADPPYALAEMSEMPDRVLSSGLLKPNGLFVLEHGKEHDFSNNPCFIEHRHYGSVNFSLFRKATE; this is encoded by the coding sequence ATGAGGGTAATCACAGGAAAATACAAAGGTCGTCATTTCGACGTGCCACGTTCGTTCAAGGCGCGTCCTACTACCGACTTTGCTAAAGAAAACATCTTCAACGTGTTGCGTAGTTATCTCGACTTTGAAGACATCACCGCCATCGATCTGTTTTCAGGCACGGGGAGCATCACTTTGGAATTGCTCTCGCGCGGCTGTCAGTATGTGGTCAGTGTGGAGCGCGACAGGCAACACTTTCGCTTCATACAATCGGTGCTGCGCGAAGTGGGTGCCGAGAATTGCAGGGCGGTATGCGGCGATGCGTTGCGAATAATAGGTCATCCCACAACAGCGTTCGATCTGGTCTTTGCCGATCCTCCTTATGCCCTTGCAGAGATGAGCGAAATGCCTGACCGCGTGCTCTCAAGCGGACTGCTTAAGCCAAATGGTTTATTCGTGCTTGAACACGGCAAGGAACACGACTTTTCCAACAACCCCTGTTTCATAGAACACCGCCACTACGGCAGTGTGAATTTTTCCCTGTTCCGCAAAGCGACGGAATAG
- a CDS encoding DUF3822 family protein, with protein MKDKLYIRITGDDISFAIGKQVEDLQFSVHRLDRRVSFTINLRRAVEAEPLTKLERVGVDVIVSGAVIAVPLSDFREEDCEPLYDSCFRPAHKHRVFYDTLPTANVVLLYALDDSCCRAIKEKFGKVIYISEQTARLRRYSMLSATASAKRIFLHLVHRKLEMSTFEGTRLLMLNTYDTKNADDVCYYTLSVMQALGMSPAEGTLVLLEGEKMACKQAKKVLEKFVGKITELKEDGSKA; from the coding sequence ATGAAAGATAAACTATACATTCGCATAACGGGCGACGACATCTCTTTTGCCATCGGCAAGCAGGTGGAGGATTTGCAGTTCTCCGTGCATCGACTGGACCGCCGCGTGTCGTTCACCATCAATCTCCGTCGCGCCGTGGAGGCAGAACCGCTGACGAAATTGGAGCGTGTCGGTGTGGACGTCATCGTTTCGGGTGCAGTGATAGCCGTACCGCTGTCCGACTTCCGCGAAGAGGACTGCGAACCCCTCTACGACAGTTGTTTCCGCCCGGCACACAAGCACCGCGTGTTCTACGACACTTTGCCCACGGCGAATGTGGTCCTGCTCTATGCACTTGACGACAGTTGCTGCCGCGCCATCAAGGAAAAGTTCGGCAAGGTGATTTACATCAGCGAGCAGACAGCGCGCTTGCGTCGCTATTCGATGCTCTCTGCTACGGCTTCGGCTAAGCGCATATTCCTTCATCTGGTGCACAGAAAACTGGAAATGAGCACTTTTGAAGGCACGCGCCTGCTGATGCTCAATACTTACGATACCAAGAATGCCGACGATGTGTGCTATTACACACTCAGTGTGATGCAGGCGCTGGGCATGTCGCCCGCCGAAGGTACGCTCGTGTTGCTTGAAGGCGAAAAGATGGCTTGTAAGCAGGCGAAGAAGGTGCTAGAGAAGTTTGTAGGGAAAATCACAGAACTCAAAGAGGATGGCAGCAAGGCATGA
- a CDS encoding DUF4250 domain-containing protein — protein sequence MTTELPQDPFMLLSVVNMKLRDQYASLEDLCDDMNVSRTDLEEQLCAAGFEYNAEQRRFW from the coding sequence ATGACGACAGAATTGCCACAGGACCCTTTTATGCTGCTTAGTGTTGTCAACATGAAACTGCGCGATCAGTATGCTTCGCTCGAAGACCTTTGCGACGACATGAACGTCAGTCGCACGGATTTGGAGGAGCAACTTTGTGCCGCAGGTTTTGAGTATAATGCAGAGCAGCGCAGGTTTTGGTAG
- a CDS encoding zinc ribbon domain-containing protein, translating to MPNKICPICHSEIPEDSKFCFVCGSNLENGAVAPNQQTQNQQQHHSAPQNVAQMPPQQQPPYMPNNLSGNNGNGKGPNKGMIALIAFAIAALVAIIILLTLLLSRGSDKAEPIAAPSADSTVTKTDTVYQTVVQQPAPEPVYRPTFQEGGTFKFSGSIPGAGGIRMTLTNSGGSVSGTYYYTKVGSPIYLSGSLSGNRLYLSSQYDSWEGTISGRRYSGTMYVYETGRTFRFNTRY from the coding sequence ATGCCAAACAAAATATGCCCCATCTGCCATTCAGAAATACCGGAAGACTCCAAGTTCTGCTTCGTATGCGGTTCTAATCTTGAGAATGGCGCAGTAGCCCCTAACCAGCAGACACAAAACCAACAACAACACCATTCAGCGCCTCAGAACGTGGCGCAAATGCCTCCCCAGCAACAGCCGCCATATATGCCAAACAACCTTTCTGGCAACAACGGCAACGGCAAAGGTCCCAACAAGGGCATGATAGCCCTCATCGCCTTCGCCATAGCGGCACTCGTCGCCATCATCATCCTGCTCACCCTGCTGCTCTCACGCGGCAGCGATAAGGCTGAACCGATTGCTGCGCCAAGTGCTGACTCCACCGTCACAAAGACCGACACGGTTTACCAGACGGTCGTACAACAGCCCGCACCGGAACCCGTCTATCGCCCCACATTCCAGGAAGGCGGCACATTTAAGTTCTCCGGTTCCATACCGGGTGCTGGCGGCATACGCATGACGCTGACCAATAGTGGCGGTAGCGTATCCGGAACGTACTACTACACCAAAGTCGGTTCACCCATTTACCTCTCCGGCTCTCTGAGCGGCAACCGCCTCTACCTCTCCAGTCAATATGATTCATGGGAAGGCACCATCAGCGGCAGGAGATACAGCGGAACCATGTACGTTTACGAAACAGGCAGGACGTTCCGTTTCAACACAAGATACTAA
- a CDS encoding double zinc ribbon domain-containing protein, with product MICPNCKQNNSGDSKFCKNCGATLSQPKVYYCKSCGRRLAPEARFCPSCGERKPLRTDNTQTQRPASASNSQSQNTQRVHIVERPANYGNTPPPQQPKPDKKEQSPGCGCLFHLIFFGVIAIAVAGYYYMQLAKKERMAYEKVKSSMNIRQMEEYLNTDYYVFNDHKDDIRDRIERIRTDNVDFRSATTVASCERYLDRHPEGRYRKEVEKRLEKLKNKASSEDVVEDIRDFTRQPVTPKPSMPASNSPAAEEPTAGEASEAETETGGTKYYIQVGYRNKREDADASAKRNAEKGFGNVVVKKDDKATRNYITSGAYNSKEEAERHLENARKQYPDATIISE from the coding sequence ATGATTTGTCCTAATTGCAAACAAAATAACAGTGGCGACAGCAAATTCTGCAAGAACTGCGGCGCTACGTTATCGCAACCTAAAGTCTATTACTGCAAGTCGTGCGGCAGACGGCTTGCTCCTGAAGCACGTTTCTGCCCCTCATGCGGCGAGAGAAAACCGCTGAGAACGGATAACACACAGACACAGCGTCCCGCTTCTGCCTCTAACAGCCAGAGCCAGAACACACAAAGGGTACATATCGTGGAGCGTCCCGCCAACTATGGCAACACTCCACCACCCCAGCAGCCCAAGCCGGACAAGAAAGAACAGTCGCCTGGGTGCGGCTGCCTCTTCCACCTTATCTTCTTCGGTGTGATAGCCATCGCTGTAGCAGGCTACTACTACATGCAACTCGCAAAGAAGGAGCGCATGGCATACGAGAAAGTAAAATCGTCCATGAACATAAGGCAAATGGAGGAATACCTCAACACCGACTACTACGTATTCAACGACCACAAAGACGATATACGCGACCGCATAGAACGCATACGCACCGACAACGTGGACTTCCGCTCGGCAACTACTGTTGCTTCTTGTGAACGTTACCTCGACCGCCATCCCGAAGGCAGGTACAGGAAAGAAGTGGAGAAAAGGCTCGAGAAGTTGAAGAATAAAGCCTCCAGCGAAGATGTGGTGGAAGATATACGCGACTTTACCCGGCAGCCTGTCACACCGAAGCCCTCCATGCCTGCCAGCAATTCCCCTGCGGCAGAAGAGCCCACCGCAGGAGAGGCTTCAGAAGCAGAAACCGAGACTGGCGGCACGAAGTACTACATACAGGTAGGCTACCGCAACAAGCGAGAAGATGCCGATGCCTCTGCCAAGCGTAATGCCGAGAAAGGCTTTGGCAACGTGGTGGTGAAAAAGGACGACAAGGCAACGCGCAACTACATCACCTCGGGTGCCTACAACAGCAAGGAAGAAGCAGAGCGACACCTTGAAAATGCCAGAAAACAGTACCCCGACGCCACAATCATTTCCGAATGA
- a CDS encoding ATP-dependent DNA helicase has protein sequence MQSKAAMALARFVLTPLPDCAFILRGYAGTGKTSLIGAFVRVMKRLERDVVLMAPTGRAAKVLAKHAGTEAHTIHKVIYRQQTFNGEGTKFSIGFNKLKNAIFIVDEASMIAIDDGGASIFGTGQLLDDLIRFVYEGTGCRLLLLGDTAQLPPVGAEESPALMKSVIEQYGLRVGQADLTEVVRQGEQSGVLSNATMLRQSISEEKEELPAIRVSGSGEVRLMPGDELIEALATDYQDYGTQDTIVITRSNKRANIFNNGIRAQILDREDQLNRGDLIMAVKNNYFWTERAAKGLPKGESLPMGFIANGDTAEIVRIRNVHEQFGFRFADATLCFPDYGDFEIDCRVLLDTLNSESPSLTHEESQHLYEEVLKDYADIPQKKERMKKLREDPYYNALQIKYAYAITCHKAQGGQWARVYIDQGFIPPDTSRTSYIRWLYTAFTRTTDRVYLVNWPKEQTIRTDNEETQ, from the coding sequence ATGCAGTCGAAGGCTGCCATGGCACTGGCGCGTTTTGTCCTCACTCCCCTGCCCGACTGCGCCTTCATCCTGCGCGGATATGCCGGTACGGGCAAGACTTCGCTGATTGGTGCCTTCGTCAGAGTAATGAAACGGCTCGAACGCGACGTGGTGCTCATGGCACCCACAGGACGTGCGGCAAAAGTGCTTGCCAAACACGCCGGCACAGAAGCCCACACCATCCACAAGGTCATCTATCGCCAACAGACCTTCAACGGCGAAGGCACAAAGTTCTCCATCGGGTTCAACAAACTGAAGAATGCCATCTTCATTGTAGACGAGGCATCAATGATAGCCATCGACGATGGCGGTGCATCCATCTTCGGCACAGGGCAGTTGCTCGACGACCTTATCCGCTTTGTCTATGAAGGCACCGGATGCCGGCTTCTCCTGCTCGGCGACACAGCCCAGTTGCCACCCGTAGGCGCCGAGGAGAGCCCTGCACTGATGAAGAGTGTGATAGAGCAGTACGGACTGCGTGTGGGGCAAGCCGACCTCACGGAAGTAGTGCGTCAGGGTGAACAGTCGGGTGTACTCAGCAATGCCACGATGCTCCGGCAGTCCATAAGCGAAGAGAAGGAAGAACTCCCAGCCATCAGAGTGTCAGGCAGCGGCGAAGTTAGGCTCATGCCCGGCGACGAACTCATCGAAGCCCTCGCTACCGACTATCAGGACTACGGCACACAGGACACCATCGTCATCACGCGTTCCAACAAGCGCGCCAACATCTTCAACAACGGCATACGCGCTCAAATCCTCGACCGCGAAGACCAACTCAACCGAGGCGACCTCATCATGGCGGTGAAGAACAACTACTTCTGGACTGAACGCGCTGCAAAGGGATTACCCAAAGGCGAGAGCCTGCCCATGGGCTTCATCGCCAACGGCGACACGGCTGAAATAGTACGCATACGCAATGTACACGAACAGTTCGGATTCAGGTTTGCCGATGCCACACTGTGCTTCCCCGACTACGGCGACTTCGAGATTGACTGCCGGGTGCTGCTCGACACCCTCAATTCAGAGTCGCCATCACTCACCCACGAAGAGAGCCAGCATCTCTACGAAGAAGTGCTCAAGGACTATGCCGACATACCGCAGAAGAAAGAACGCATGAAGAAACTGCGCGAAGACCCTTACTATAACGCGCTGCAAATAAAATATGCCTATGCCATCACCTGCCACAAGGCGCAGGGCGGGCAGTGGGCACGCGTCTATATCGATCAGGGATTCATACCGCCCGACACATCGCGCACGTCGTACATCCGCTGGCTCTACACCGCCTTTACCCGTACCACCGACCGCGTGTATCTCGTCAACTGGCCCAAAGAGCAAACCATCAGAACAGACAACGAAGAAACCCAATAA
- a CDS encoding YncE family protein, producing the protein MQTKFLITAVTLICLAASANAQDTRIGVKYNDALTHPKIGTTAQSEDGAIKIRLIGKKQNFGGTADTRDTDIDSPKSVHITPDGTKYYVNSLEGCATIAYDFKTNNKLKIIKYDLDEMRDAALWGEESGLYKWRREHEHRNTFMGKPVESTFSHHGRYLWVPFYRRTFDTNAQEPSALAVIDTRTDEIVRMMETGPLPKMIRTSPDGKTIAVSHWGNNTIGLIDISSESPMAWRHKKVLVVDKELELNFPEGVQVDRDNSSGYCLRGTVFSPDGQFLFVGCMGGGGGIAVVNTQTGEYLGRILGMMNNVRHIVISNGWIYLSINAGGYVQRIRLSKFLETARTMQASGKKTIRLEGWESCKVGTGARTISISPDGRYIFAACNNVSTLDVVDTKTFTTVCNIDVDSYSVGLDISSDGRYVLVTSQGRKAGSGWAGGNAVNIYEVEYRHPPVQVYCANCGAERHDGDSKCSACGVEFTDTYAMTDEDADSDETELNNGTGLLAETDDSIFNKENLRYAGGALGALLLLGGLYKIFRK; encoded by the coding sequence ATGCAAACAAAATTCCTTATAACAGCAGTCACCCTGATTTGCCTCGCTGCCTCAGCCAATGCCCAGGACACGCGCATCGGCGTGAAGTATAACGATGCGCTTACCCACCCAAAGATTGGTACAACAGCACAGTCGGAAGATGGTGCCATAAAAATCCGCCTCATCGGCAAGAAGCAGAACTTCGGCGGCACAGCCGACACGCGCGACACCGACATCGACTCGCCTAAGTCCGTCCACATCACACCCGACGGCACGAAATACTACGTCAATTCGCTCGAAGGGTGCGCCACTATCGCCTACGATTTCAAGACAAACAACAAACTGAAAATCATCAAGTACGACCTCGACGAAATGCGCGATGCCGCACTCTGGGGCGAAGAATCGGGGCTCTACAAATGGCGTCGTGAGCACGAACACAGGAACACCTTCATGGGCAAACCCGTGGAGAGCACCTTCTCCCATCATGGACGCTACCTCTGGGTGCCCTTCTACCGCCGCACATTCGACACCAATGCTCAGGAGCCTTCTGCGCTCGCTGTTATAGACACCCGGACCGACGAAATCGTCCGCATGATGGAAACAGGACCGCTGCCCAAGATGATACGCACCTCGCCCGACGGCAAGACCATTGCCGTATCGCACTGGGGCAACAACACCATCGGACTCATCGACATCTCGTCGGAGAGCCCAATGGCATGGCGACACAAGAAAGTGCTCGTGGTAGATAAGGAACTGGAACTCAATTTCCCTGAGGGTGTGCAGGTGGACCGCGACAACAGTAGCGGCTACTGCCTGCGTGGCACCGTGTTCTCGCCCGACGGACAGTTCCTCTTCGTAGGCTGCATGGGCGGAGGCGGAGGCATTGCCGTGGTCAACACGCAGACCGGTGAATACCTCGGGCGCATACTCGGCATGATGAACAATGTACGCCACATCGTCATATCCAACGGCTGGATCTACCTCAGCATCAATGCCGGCGGCTACGTGCAGCGCATACGCCTCAGCAAATTTCTCGAAACAGCACGCACCATGCAGGCATCAGGCAAAAAAACAATACGCCTCGAAGGTTGGGAAAGTTGTAAAGTGGGAACAGGTGCCCGCACCATCAGCATATCGCCCGATGGTCGCTACATCTTCGCAGCCTGCAACAATGTCAGCACCCTCGACGTGGTGGATACCAAAACCTTCACCACGGTGTGCAACATCGATGTCGATTCCTATTCCGTGGGGCTCGACATCTCCAGCGACGGCAGATACGTCCTCGTCACGTCGCAAGGGCGTAAGGCGGGCAGCGGATGGGCTGGCGGCAACGCGGTGAACATCTACGAAGTGGAATACCGGCACCCGCCCGTTCAGGTATATTGCGCCAACTGCGGTGCCGAGCGCCACGACGGCGACAGCAAATGCAGCGCCTGCGGTGTGGAGTTTACCGACACCTATGCCATGACAGATGAGGATGCGGACAGCGACGAAACAGAATTAAATAATGGGACAGGCCTTTTGGCAGAGACTGACGATAGTATTTTCAACAAGGAGAACCTCAGATATGCCGGAGGTGCGTTAGGCGCGCTGCTTCTTCTGGGCGGTCTCTACAAGATATTCCGCAAATAG
- a CDS encoding GNAT family N-acetyltransferase — MLIRKTAYSSTDQPLVQPLYESGFPAAERLPYEMLVRFTDKMPIDFFVYRSEDRFVGFTYTAYFKNTAWLFYFAVEQELRGEGFGSLILAEYLATIKAERVIIDIESTDQTAENKAERTHRRAFYERAGFRDTNISRSYRGITYQIMVRGEGGISEEEYSGFIDRLHQIWHNLEQNT, encoded by the coding sequence ATGCTAATAAGAAAAACGGCATACAGCTCCACAGACCAACCCCTGGTACAGCCACTCTACGAATCGGGCTTCCCCGCAGCCGAGCGCCTGCCCTACGAGATGCTTGTGCGATTTACCGACAAGATGCCGATAGATTTCTTCGTTTACCGAAGCGAGGACCGCTTTGTGGGTTTTACCTATACCGCCTACTTCAAGAACACCGCGTGGCTGTTCTATTTCGCAGTCGAGCAGGAATTGCGAGGCGAAGGCTTCGGCTCACTCATCCTTGCCGAATACCTTGCCACCATAAAGGCAGAACGCGTCATCATCGACATCGAATCCACCGACCAAACTGCAGAAAACAAAGCAGAGCGCACTCACCGCAGGGCATTCTACGAGCGTGCCGGATTCAGAGATACCAATATCTCGCGCTCTTATCGCGGCATTACCTACCAAATCATGGTGCGAGGCGAAGGCGGCATCAGCGAAGAAGAATATAGTGGCTTTATTGACAGGCTTCACCAGATTTGGCACAATCTTGAACAAAACACTTAA
- a CDS encoding metallophosphoesterase — protein MKMLTMFVILFVVLIVGHIYVGMHIWRILPIPTWAKIIVISLMGIAFLMLFVGISPLQNHFSMPVATTVYETGTSWIIILLYLAILFLILDLGRLCTIVPAQFLKSSWIGTISVTAIITGIFIYGNIHYNEKIREEMSIATEKPIGHQKKILLVSDMHIGYHNNRAELARWIDLLNAEHADAILVAGDIIDGAIRPVSEERMWEELRRLNAPVYACLGNHEYITGLRESTEFYKKAGITLLRDSVATLQNINIIGRDDRSNQARKSTAELVKGIDNKQFTILLDHQPYNLEESEQAGIDLQFSGHTHHGQVWPLNWVTDALYEKAFGQHQRGNTRYYISSGLGIWGGKFRIGTRSEYVVLTITKVE, from the coding sequence ATGAAGATGCTTACAATGTTTGTCATCCTTTTCGTCGTACTCATAGTTGGTCACATTTACGTAGGTATGCACATCTGGCGCATTCTTCCGATACCCACATGGGCTAAAATTATAGTCATATCCCTGATGGGAATTGCCTTCTTGATGCTCTTTGTGGGTATTTCGCCGCTGCAAAACCATTTCTCGATGCCAGTGGCGACGACTGTGTACGAAACAGGGACTTCATGGATTATCATATTGCTCTATCTGGCTATCCTGTTCCTCATACTCGACTTGGGACGCCTCTGCACCATCGTTCCTGCACAATTCCTCAAATCCAGTTGGATAGGAACAATTAGCGTAACAGCCATCATTACGGGAATTTTCATTTACGGCAACATCCACTATAATGAGAAGATTCGTGAAGAGATGAGCATAGCCACAGAGAAACCCATAGGTCATCAGAAGAAAATCCTGCTCGTGAGTGACATGCACATAGGCTACCACAACAACCGTGCAGAACTCGCTAGATGGATTGACCTGCTCAATGCGGAGCATGCAGATGCCATCCTCGTGGCTGGCGACATCATCGACGGTGCCATCCGCCCGGTAAGCGAAGAACGGATGTGGGAAGAATTACGGCGGCTCAATGCCCCCGTCTATGCCTGTCTAGGCAATCATGAATACATCACAGGGCTGCGCGAATCGACTGAATTCTATAAGAAAGCAGGCATCACACTCCTGCGCGACTCTGTTGCAACCCTACAAAACATCAATATCATAGGGCGCGACGACAGAAGCAACCAGGCAAGAAAATCTACCGCCGAACTCGTCAAAGGCATTGACAATAAGCAGTTTACCATCTTGCTCGACCATCAACCCTATAACCTTGAAGAGTCTGAACAGGCGGGCATCGACCTGCAATTCAGCGGACACACCCACCACGGACAAGTGTGGCCGCTCAACTGGGTAACCGATGCGCTCTACGAAAAGGCATTCGGGCAGCACCAGCGCGGCAACACGCGCTACTACATCAGCTCCGGACTCGGCATCTGGGGCGGCAAGTTCAGGATAGGCACTCGCTCGGAATACGTGGTGCTAACCATTACAAAAGTGGAATAA